The proteins below are encoded in one region of Hordeum vulgare subsp. vulgare chromosome 3H, MorexV3_pseudomolecules_assembly, whole genome shotgun sequence:
- the LOC123442897 gene encoding protein NDL1-like: protein MGDSSGSVSIDVERIYFGGKEHPVRTRYGPVSVSVYGDEDKPALITYPDVALNYMSCFQGLFFCPEAASLLLHNFCIYHITPQGHELGAAPIPSDVPELSVDNLADQVADVLDFFGLGSVMCMGVTAGAYVLTLFAAKYRERVLGLMLVSPLCKAPSWSEWLYNKVLLNLLYYCGTSGLVNECLLQRYFSTEVRGSGQEPESEIVQACRSLLDQRQGVNVCRFLKAINERHDITEALKKLRCRTLIFVGENSQFHADAVHMTTKLDRRYCALVEVQACGSLVTEEQPHAMLIPMEYFLMGYGLYRPSQLESSPRSTLNPFCISPELLSPESMGVKLKPIKTRTSLNV from the exons ATGGGGGACTCGAGCGGGTCGGTGTCCATCGACGTGGAGCGGATCTACTTCGGCGGCAAG GAGCATCCTGTGAGAACAAGATACGGCCCTGTATCTGTATCCGTGTACGGAGACGAAGACAAGCCAGCGCTCATAACGTACCCGGATGTAGCTCTGAATT acatgtcctgctTCCAAGGATTGTTCTTCTGCCCAGAGGCTGCGTCCCTGTTGCTTCACAATTTTTGTATCTACCATATTACTCCTCAAGGCCATGAG TTGGGAGCAGCTCCGATTCCATCGGATGTACCTGAGCTATCTGTTGATAATCTCGCGGATCAGGTCGCGGATGTTCTTGATTTCTTCGG TTTAGGGTCTGTGATGTGCATGGGTGTCACCGCCGGTGCCTACGTGCTTACCCTCTTTGCA GCAAAGTACAGGGAAAGGGTTCTTGGCCTGATGTTGGTTTCACCTCTATGCAAAGCCCCATCTTGGAGTGAGTGGTTGTATAACAAG GTATTGCTAAACTTACTTTATTATTGTGGTACTAGTGGACTAGTGAACGAATGCCTCCTTCAGCGGTATTTTAGCACG GAAGTTCGTGGTAGTGGACAAGAACCTGAATCGGAAATTGTCCAGGCCTGTAGAAGT TTACTTGATCAGAGGCAGGGTGTTAATGTATGTCGATTCCTTAAAGCAATAAACGA GAGGCATGACATAACTGAAGCACTGAAGAAGCTCCGGTGCCGGACGCTGATTTTCGTGGGAGAGAACTCACAGTTTCATGCCGACGCTGTCCACATGACCACGAAACTAGATCGGAGATACTGCGCCCTAGTCGAG GTTCAGGCATGCGGGTCGCTGGTCACCGAGGAGCAGCCACACGCAATGCTGATCCCGATGGAGTACTTCTTGATGGGATACGGGCTCTACAGACCGTCCCAGCTCGAGAGCAGCCCCCGCAGCACCCTGAACCCGTTCTGCATATCGCCGGAGCTGCTGTCGCCCGAGAGCATGGGGGTGAAGCTGAAGCCCATCAAGACTCGGACCTCCCTCAATGTTTAA